From Candidatus Nucleicultrix amoebiphila FS5, a single genomic window includes:
- the ygfZ gene encoding CAF17-like 4Fe-4S cluster assembly/insertion protein YgfZ gives MTKQNIKAISHTNLGLLKIDGADAASFLQGLITNDIKKLTESNGLYTAFLTPQGRYLFDFFITKHTNTLFLEVSKDRIPELLKRLTLYKLRSDVKLFDMSDQYGVFTLEFLQTLSKEFKIYEDPRHKSLNYRGYGPLDSFNSLDWQWLPYEEYEVKRLTLGIPEGIIDLIPEKSIPLECNLDELNAIDWQKGCYLGQELTSRTKHRGLVRKRLFPYQIEGGALSPFTPLYFGGAQIGETRSNRGSVGLAMVRLEALEQSTIHAPITTEHNKTSLSFTVPSWLNLA, from the coding sequence ATGACTAAGCAGAATATTAAAGCTATTTCCCATACAAATCTGGGGCTTCTCAAAATTGACGGAGCCGATGCAGCGTCATTTCTTCAAGGTCTCATAACCAATGATATAAAAAAACTTACAGAGTCTAACGGTCTTTATACAGCTTTCTTGACCCCCCAAGGGCGTTATCTTTTTGATTTTTTTATAACAAAGCACACTAACACCCTTTTTCTAGAAGTATCGAAAGATCGTATTCCAGAGCTTTTAAAACGTCTGACACTTTATAAATTGCGTTCTGATGTTAAGCTCTTTGATATGAGTGATCAGTATGGTGTTTTTACTCTTGAGTTTCTCCAGACTCTTTCAAAAGAATTCAAAATTTATGAGGATCCACGTCATAAATCGCTCAACTACCGGGGTTATGGACCTCTGGATAGCTTCAATTCTCTGGACTGGCAATGGCTTCCTTATGAAGAATATGAAGTGAAACGTCTTACGCTTGGGATACCGGAAGGCATTATTGACCTCATTCCAGAAAAATCAATCCCTCTTGAGTGCAATTTAGATGAGCTGAATGCCATCGATTGGCAAAAAGGATGTTATCTCGGACAAGAGCTCACTTCTCGAACAAAGCATCGAGGTCTTGTACGCAAAAGGCTCTTTCCCTATCAGATAGAAGGAGGCGCTCTCTCCCCCTTTACCCCCCTTTACTTTGGGGGTGCACAGATTGGAGAGACACGCTCAAATAGAGGTTCTGTTGGTCTAGCCATGGTCCGTTTAGAAGCCTTAGAACAATCCACGATCCATGCACCAATAACGACAGAGCACAATAAAACATCCCTCTCTTTCACAGTGCCTTCTTGGCTCAACCTTGCTTAA
- a CDS encoding glycosyltransferase family 9 protein — protein MSQPKILFITSTRIGDAVLSTGILNHYLSQYPNAALTIACGEPPSPLFTDIPNLEKLIVLRNKRNLSHWLHLWRQTFDKRWDLVVDLRGSILAYILWAGKRVVWRSIPSLKHRVTQLGDLIKVFPPPAPSLMVSERRLKEVKKWLPFDAPIIALSPAANWPGKEWPQEHFSKVLNALIASDGPLPDAKIAFFAAPHERQRVLPLLASFPEERVLDFMGKIDLLDVAALFKHSSLFIGNDSGLMHMAAAVGTPTLGLFGPSRSEHYAPFGVRTAFIRTPEPYERLMELHKQGQSEGLMSSLKPEDVFKAAVNLMKTAMVLRRP, from the coding sequence ATGAGTCAACCCAAAATTCTTTTTATTACTTCCACGCGGATCGGTGATGCCGTTCTGTCTACAGGGATACTTAATCATTATCTAAGCCAATATCCAAATGCAGCGCTTACTATCGCTTGTGGTGAACCTCCATCACCTCTTTTTACAGATATTCCGAACCTTGAAAAACTGATTGTTCTTCGTAATAAGCGTAATCTTAGTCATTGGCTTCATCTGTGGCGTCAAACTTTTGACAAGCGCTGGGATTTGGTGGTGGATTTGCGTGGTTCAATTTTGGCGTATATTCTTTGGGCGGGAAAGCGTGTCGTATGGCGTTCCATTCCGAGCTTAAAACATCGTGTTACTCAGTTAGGTGATCTTATTAAAGTATTTCCACCTCCTGCGCCATCTCTCATGGTTTCAGAAAGAAGATTGAAAGAAGTCAAAAAATGGCTGCCTTTTGATGCGCCAATTATTGCTTTATCTCCTGCTGCAAATTGGCCAGGAAAAGAATGGCCTCAAGAACATTTTAGTAAAGTTCTGAATGCTCTCATAGCTTCGGATGGCCCTCTACCAGACGCTAAGATTGCTTTTTTTGCGGCTCCCCATGAACGCCAACGTGTATTGCCACTGTTGGCGTCTTTTCCAGAAGAGCGTGTTCTTGATTTCATGGGTAAAATTGATCTCTTGGATGTAGCGGCTCTTTTTAAACATAGCAGTTTGTTTATAGGGAATGACTCAGGTTTAATGCATATGGCTGCAGCTGTTGGAACGCCTACCCTTGGGCTATTTGGCCCGAGTCGTTCAGAACATTATGCCCCTTTTGGGGTCAGAACGGCGTTTATTAGAACGCCCGAACCCTATGAGCGTTTGATGGAGCTTCATAAACAAGGTCAAAGTGAAGGTTTGATGAGTTCTTTAAAACCTGAAGATGTTTTTAAAGCAGCAGTAAATCTCATGAAAACAGCTATGGTTCTTAGGAGGCCCTGA